The nucleotide window TGCTGAGCCCATGCGCTGACGATGTGTGTGGCCTTGCGAGCCCCCGTGCCGGTGACCCGCTTGGACCCCCGCATGGTCTTCCCGTCGATCGGGATGTGGGGCACCCGGAGGCCCTCGGCGGCGTCCGCGACCCACGCCCGGAAGCACCGCCCGAACGCCTCCGGGCGGACCAGCGCGAACACCCGGTTGAGGGTGTCGTGGGACGGAATCCCGTTGCGCAGCGTCAGCCCCAGCCGGTCCCGGAACCAGGACTCCTTGGCCCGCGCGAACTCGGCGATCGACACGAAGTCATCGGCCCCGACGATCGTCCCACAGGTCACGATCATGAGTACATCAATCAAGTCGTGGAAGCACTTCAACTCGACCCGCGGATCCGGGATCTGGGACAGGTACTCGATTAACGGGCGTGGGCCGGGGGCGGCACTCATCGGCAGACTCCGAGGCGGTGAGGGCGCGCCAGAATCATATGGAGGCGGGGCCGCACATGCGCAGGAGGCGAGCGATGGCCGCTCGATCACACGCCTCAAAATTAGCTAGAATCCAGCGATTCCTAGGGGATTGAGTGCGTTTGCCCTGCTCGCGTGCTCTCGCCCGATCTACCCGCTAATCGTGCTTGGGGTATTGGTGTGGTGGGTCATGAGGCGAGGTGGCTGGCTCCTCACGTTGTGCTTTTGCCTGTTGTCGATGGCTCTGATATTTACCGCCTGCTTTCCCCGTTCGCCGAAGTAACACACGCGAAACGGAGTGGCGATTCGCCTGGAGGGTTATGCGTGCCCAACTCACGCCGCAACGCGGCCGACGTCGATTTGCGCGGCCTGGAGCCGGGCGGCGAGGATCGGCTTCTTCGCCTTCAGCACCAGCACCCGCCCCATGATCCGCTCGAGGAGCACCAGCGGGAGCAGGCGCCAGACGTAGGGTAGTTCGCCGCGCCGCAAATGCCGCTTCGACACGCGGTGCTCACCGAACCGCCGGAAGTGCCGCACCAGTTCGCGGGCCGTCGCTTTCGGAGCAGTTGTGGGGTCCGCGGGGCGCCGCCAGTACAACCACTGAAGGGGCAACAGGACGCTCTGCCAGAACGCCGTGTCGTAGTGCGCGGGGAACAGCCCGATGAGCTTGCCGCCCGGCTTCAGCACGCGAAACAGCTCGTCGATGCGGAGCGGGTTCGGTTCGGCCGCGTCGTACAGGGCGTTCCAGGTCACGACGTCGAACGCCCCGTCGGCGAACGGCAGCCGCGGGCCGGCGAGTGCGACGAACTCGCCCGTCAGCCCGTTGCGGTCGAAGTTCTCGCGGATCAGGTCGGGGCGCTCGTCCGGGGCGGTTGCGACGGTGACGCTCGTTCCGGTGCGGGCGTAGGCGGCGGCGTCGATGCCCAGCCCGCACCCGAGCACCAGGAGCGATTCGCCGGGGTGGCGGCCGAACTCCAGCGCTTTGGGGAGCCAGCGGCCGTGGCGCTGGTATCGTTTTTGCTCCAGCTCCTCGAACCAGGCCGCGGAGTAGGGCTCGTAGTTGCGCCGGCCGGGGCGCACGGCGGACGGACGGATCAGCTCGCGGGTGGCGGCGACGTGCGGGTCCGGGAGCGGGGCGGGCAACGGCGGGACCGGCAGCTCCGCCGTCTCCGGCGGGCCAGCGAACAACTTCAGGTTACCGGTCTCGCTCTCCATTGGGGCGCACCGCAGCAACGCAGGGTCAGATGTGGTCACGCGATAGCGGTGAGGGAAAAATGGGTCAAGAGCGAGATCACGCGACTCGGGCGTCGGGTAGCGGCGGGCGCACGGGGGCGAATCGCATGAGTCGTTTCTGGAACGCGATGAAGCGCACCGTGACCGGCGACGCCAGCCCGCCGCCGGACCTGGAACAGGCGCTCGACGCGGTGCGCGGGAAGACGCCGGCGCCGGTGTTCTGGCTGCTCGGGAAGACGCAATCGGGCAAGACCTCGCTGGTCCGGTTCCTCACCGGGGCCGAGGACGCCGCGATCGGCTCCGGGTTCCGCCCGTGCACCAAAACCTCCCGGCTGTACCAGTTCCCCACGAGCGACGCCCCGCTGCTCACGTTCCTCGACACCCGCGGCGTGGACGAACCGGGCTACGACCCGGCCGAGGACATCGCCCAGTTCGACCGGCAGGCGCACGTCGTGGTCGTCACCGCAAAGGCGACCGACTTCGGCCAGGGCAACGTGCGCCACGCCCTCGAGCGCATCCGCGCGGCGAGCCCGTCGCGCCCGGTGATCCTGGCGGTCACCTGCCTGCACGAGACGATCCCGCGGAAGCCGCACCCCACCCCATACCCCTTTGAGACACTGGCGGCACACCCGGGCGCGCCGATACCGGAAACGGTGCCGCAGCACATGCGCGAGTGCATCGAGGAGCACCGGCGGGCGTTCGCCGGGCTGTTCGACGCCTGCGTGCCGCTGGACCTGACGAAACCGGAGGACGGGTTCGCCGAGCCGAACTACGGGGGCGAACAGCTCAAGGGCGTGCTGCTCAAGATGCTGCCGGCGGCGTACCGCCAGACGCTGCTGCGGCTGAAAGAGGCAACGGACGCGCTCAAGGGCGTCCACCAGCGGCACGCGGAGCCGATCATCCTCGGGTACACGTCACTGGCGGGCACCGCCGGGGCCGTGCCGATCCCGTTCGCGGACATGGTGATCCTGCCCGGGATCCAGGCGCGGATGGCGCACCACATCGGCCAGATTTACGGCCAGCCGCTGACGCCCGAGCGGCTGCGCGAGCTGGCCGCCGCGATCGGCGTCGGGATGCTGTCGCGGCAGCTCATCCGGCAGGCGGTGAAGCTCATCCCGGTCGTGGGCTCGGCGGTGGGCGCGACCGTCGCCGCCGCCTCGACCTACGCGCTGGGCCGAGCGCTGTGCTTCTACTTCGAGGCCGTGTGCGAGGGGCACGTCCCCACGCCGGACGCGCTGCGGAAGTTCTACCACGAGCACTACGACGCCGCCGAGAAGCAGTGGAAGGCCGACCACCCGAAGGCCGAGGCAAAGGCGTGATCCCGCGGCGCCGGTATTCGCGGCGCAGACCGTTGGGAACGATTCGGACCGACCCCCGACCCGAGACCCGCGCATGACCCGGTTTCGCATCGCCCTGCTGATCGTGCTGTTCGCGGCCCCGTTCGCGTTTCTGATGGGGGCGGGCGGCTACCACCTCTGGTCCACCGGCTGGGTGCTGTGGACGTGGTGGCCGATGGTGGGGTGCATCGCGCTCGCGTACTTCCTCGCGTGGCGCTGGACCCGGCGCACCACCCTGCCCCCGACCGACGACCGGCCGGGGTACTGGACCGACCGCGACCAGGCGGCGTGGGCGCTGGTGGTCGCCAAGGCCAACTCGTTCGAGGCCGTCAGCCCGAAGCAGCTCGAGGACCCGAAGCACTACAGCGACCTCGCGCTGGACCTCGCGAAGCAGGTCGCGGAGCAGTACAACCCCGGGGCGGGCGACCCGTTCGAGCACCTCACGCTCCCCGAGGTGCTGGCGTGCATCGAGCTGGCGTCGGCGGACCTCGACGAGCTGGTGCAGAAGTACGTGCCCGGGTCGCACATGCTGCGCATCCGCGACATGAAGCGGGCGCGCAAGGCGGTCGAGTACTACAAGATGGGGCAGAACATCTACTGGGCCGGGGCGGCGCTGCTCGACCCGCTCCAGACGGCGCTGCGGTACCTGGCCTCGAAGGCCGCGCTGGGGACCATGCTGGACCGGCTCCAGAACAACGTGATCCTGTGGTTCCACACCGCGTTCATTCACCACCTGGGCCGGTACCTCATCGAGCTGAACAGCGGGCGGCTGCGGGTGGGGGTGAAGCGGTACCGCGAGCTGCTCGCCGAGCGCCAGCCGCCCCCCGCCGACGACCCGGCCGCCCGGCCCGCGGCCTCGACGGCGCAGATCGGCGACGTGACCGTCACCGCCGCGGCCAACACCGCGACCGGCCCCAAGGCCATCACGATCGGCGTTCTCGGGTCCGTGAAGGCCGGCAAATCGAGCCTCGTGAACGCCCTGCTCGGCCGCGCGGCGGCCAAGGTGGACCGCCTGCCGGTCACCGCGGGGGTGCGGTACGACTACACGCTCCCCGACGGGCAGCCGGTCAGCGTCCTCGACACCAGCGGGTACGGGCAGGACGGCCCGAGTGACGTGGACTTCGCCGCCGCCGCCGAGGCGTCCCGCGACGCCGACCTGATCCTGCTGGTCACGCAGGCCACGGTCCCGGGCCGGCAGAACGACGTGGACCTGCTGGCCCGGCTGCGGGCGTGGTTCGCGGACAAGCCGCACCTGAAGATGCCGCCGGTGGCGGTGGCGGTGTCGCACGTGGACCTGCTGAGCCCCAAGGCCGAGTGGGCGCCGCCCTACGACTGGCGGGCCGGCACCCGGCCCAAGGAGGTCAACATCCGCGAGTGCGTGGCGGTGGCGCGGGAGCAGTTCGACACGTTCACCAAGGACGTGGTGCCGGTGTGCGGGCTGGAGAACGAGTCGTTCGGGGTGGCGGACGGGCTGGTGCCCGCGATCGTGTCCCACCTCGACCACGCCCGCGGCACGGCAGTGCTGAAGGCGTTCGAGGCGGAGGCGGGGGCCGGGAAGTACGACAAGCTCCGCGACCAGGCGCTCGCAGGCGGCAAGCAGGTGCTGAACATCCTGCGGGACGTGTTCAAGAAGTAGGGTGAAGGGCAGTATTCACCGCAGAGGGCACGACGGCGTTAGGGCAATATTCACCGCAGAGGGCACGAGAGGGCGCAGAGAGAATGAGGCACAAGAAGTTTCCCTTTTCTGACGTTCTTGGCTTTCTCTCTGCGCCCTCTCGTGCCCTCTGCGGTGAATACGGCTCTTCTGCCCTCTGCGGTCCTGCTCACTTGTTGAAGTGCCCGGTGAACTGGCCGGGGTTCGCGACCAGCGGGCCGTACAGTTCCGGGCGCCGCCAGTTCACGCGGTCGATCTCGTACGTGCCGGCGCAGGTCACCACCCGCTTCTGGCGCGCCGCCTCCGGATCGACCTCGATCAGGAACGTCGCGTCCGTGCCTTCCGGGGCGAAGTGCAGCACGTTACCCATGTAGTCGGCGGCCGAGCTGAGCCCCAGGTACGTGAACCCGCTCTCCGTGCCCACCCGGTTCACCGCCAGGTAGTAGATGTGGTTCTCCCACGCCCGCGCGGCGGACACCAGCTCCGCCATCTTGCGCGCGTTGGTGGCCCAGTTGGTCGGCAGCACCACCAGATCGGCGCCGAGCAGCGTGAGGATGCGGGCCGACTCCGGGAAGCTGCCGTCGAAGCAGATGTTCATCCCGACCTTCAGCCCGCCGAGGTCGTGGACCGCGAGCGGCCGGTCGCCGGGGTCGGTGAACCGGTCGGCGCCCAGGCACGGCAGGTGTAACTTGCGGTAGCTGGCCTCCAGGCCGTTCGGGCCGACCAGCGCGCACGCGTTGTAGAGCTTCCCGTCCGGGGCCGCTTCGAGGAGCCCGAAGACGGCCCACACGCCCAGCTCGCGGCACGTGGCGGCCACGAAGTCGGTGCTCGGTCCGGGAACCGGTTCCGCCGCGGCGAGCGCGTGCGCCCGCGACTCGAACCCGTACCCGGAGAGCACGCACTCCGGAAACACCACGAGCCGCGCGCCGGCCGCGGCGGCCGCGCGGAGCTTCGCCACGAGGGCGTTCCGGTTCGCGACGGTATCGCCCAGGGCGCAGTCCATCTGCACACCGGCCACGGTCCACTTCGGCATGGGTTTCCCTCGTCCGACGGCCGGCGAGTGCCGCCCGAACCGTTTTACCGCGGGAGGCGGCCCGCGGCCTTCTCGATCAGTTTCAGGTATCCGTCCGCTTGGGCCGAGTTCATGTCGGGCACGCCCCACCCTGCCGGGGCCTTGCGCAGCGCGTTCTTGAACCGCTCCTTCGCGGCCGGAGTGTCCCCCTCCAGCAGGTACAGCACCCCGCGGCGGGTGAAGAAGTTCGAATCCGCCTGGAGTTGCCCCGCCAACCGCTGCTGGAGGAGTTGTCGCAAGCTTTCCCAAGACTGGAGCCAGAACCATTGTGGAACGATCTGGAGCGGCTCCGGCACCAGCCCGACGGGCGCGACGAGCATGCGGTTCAGCACCTCTTCCGGGTTCTTGCTCCGGGTCAGCGCCTGGACCGTCTCCAGCACCCGCTCCTTCGGCACGCCCGCCCCGGGGGGCGGGAGCGTGTCCAGCGCCCCCACCTCCGGGTTCAGTGACTCCCACAAATCGCCGGCCTGCTTGTACTCGCCGGCCAGCACCGCCTTCTGGTACTTCAGCCACTGGAGCGTGGGACCGCCGAAGGTTGTGCCGGACAAGTTCTTCAAGGTCTCTGCCGCGTCCTCGATGCGCCCGACAGCCAGATCCAACGCGACGAGCAACTGGGCGGCCCCGAGTTGGTCCCGGCCGAACTCCTTCTCGAAGTCCGTCTCTTTGTCGTTGAGTATCCGCAAGGCCTCGCCCGGCATGCACAACTGGATCGCCCGGCCCACCAGCATGGGGATCTTCGGTGCTGCGGCCCGGCTGGCGTCGTACCGGCCCTTGTACCGGATCATCACGTCCTCCACCTCGCGGCGGAACGCCTCCACCTGCTTCACGCTCGCCTGGAGCCGCTCGTCGGAATCGCCTCCGATGTCCAGCGGCGCGTACTGGAGCGCCAGCTCGAGCTCCTGGCGGGCCAGGTCGAGGGGCAAGACGAACGCGGCGCCGTTGAACATGACCGCCGCCGTCCGCTGGTCCGCCGGTTCCCCGCGCGACACGGCCCCGTTGCGCTCGCGGAACAGCGGCTGCGCGAGCATCCCCCGGAGCGGGGCCGCATCGACCGGAAAGCCGGTGTAATCGACCACCTCTCGGTTGCGCGCATCGCGCCACACGAGCGGCTGGCCCAGGTACGTTTGGGCCAGCCGCAGGGCCGCCTCGGTGCCGCTCACGGAGAACTGGCCCCGCTTGTACCGCTCCGGCCGGGGGAGCCGGACCCGGCACTGGCGGAACGCGGTGATCTGCCCTAGCGCGCGCTCGCCCTCCGGCAGCGGCAGGTCGGGGTCGGCGAGGGCCAATCCCAGCGCGAAGTAAGCGTCCGGGTGGTCCGGGTCTTCGGCGATGGCCCGCCGCGCGGCCCGCAACGCCAGCAGCGGGATCGCGCGGAGCGCGTCCGCCTCGGCCCGCAGCTCGGCCTGAGTTTCGGGGGTCGCGCCACGGGCCGGGAACCGGGTCATGCCCCGGGCGTCAGCCCCGATCAGGACCGGGTAGTGGAGGGCGTGCTGCACCGCCGGGCCATAGAAGAACAGTTCCACGCTGAGCTGCTGCCGGATGCGCACCCGGGTGACCAGGGCCTCCTTGTACTCGATCCACGCGCGCGCCTCGGCCGCCCCGGCCGGGGCCGGGCGAGGCGCCTGCGCGAACGCCTCGACCAGCGGGTCCGCGTCCTGCCGCAGCGGCTGCGTCAGTTCGGGAGCCGGCACCTTCGCCGCCCCGGGTCCGAACGCCCGCGCCACCGGGTCCAGCGCCAGGGCCGCGAACGACGGCTTGGCCCCGTCCCCGCGCCACCCGAACACGACCGTGCCGCCGCTCACGTACCACTCCGACCACTGGCCCCACTGGAGGTACAGCCGCTGGGCCGCGAGCACGGCCCGCGCTCGCATCTGGGGTGTCTCGGCAGCCCCGCCGTGGAGCGCGAGGTACTCGGCGCCGTGCGACTTCAACACTGCTGCCACCGCCCGGGTGTCCGGCTCCTCGTCGGGTATCCGGACCAGACCGAGCCCCTTTCGCACGGCGAGGTAATCGGTGATCTCGGGCCGGTGGTGCCGAAACCGGCCGTTGATGAAGACCTTCTCCTTGGGCGCGTACCACGCGATGTAGTTGGCCAGCTCGGTGCTGGTGACGAGCCCGCGGGCGTCGTCCGGCAGCCCGCCGTCGGCGCGCCACGCCTGGAACTGCTCGGCCGCTTGCGCCAGTGCCGGGTCGGGCTCAACACCCCACGCCAGGCGCTTGGCGTATGCCGGGTCCACCACGTCCGGGTGGACCCACCCGGGGTACGCCATCACCCCCAGCGCGCACACCGCGATCACCGACAGCACCCGTCCGCCGGACGCCCCGATGACCAGCAGCCGGGTCCGCGGGTCGCCCCACGTCCGGAGCCGCGCGCCGAGGCTGAACGCGTTCAACTGGGCGGCCACGAGCGGCACCGCGACCAGCGCGAAAAACGGGATCGCGTAAATGCTGAACAGGCTCAGCACCGCCAGCCCGAGCCACAGCGCGACGTGGCCGATCCGGATGCGCGCAGGCCCGAGCCCGAAGATTGTTGCGCCGCCGGTGAACAGCACCACGTAGGCGAGCCCGTTCAGGTTGTACCCCAGGGACGCGTTCTTGATGTAGTCGCCGTCGGTCGGCGCCAGCAGCATGCTGCGCAACCGCAGGTCGATCTCGGCCCCGGGCGCGCCGACCAGTTCGAACGGCAGCTCCCAGACCCGCACGTGGTGCGGGGTCAGCGTGCAGGCCAGCACCCCGACCCCGAGGGCCTTGGCCAGGGTCGCGACATCCGGGAGCCGGACCAGGGGCTCGGTGTCCGGGGTGTCGCCCGGCTCGCCGGGGCTGTTGAACACGTACTTCTGGATCAGTTCGCCGGCGAGCACCAGGGCGAGCGCGAGCGGGCCGATGAAGAACCACTGGTCCGCGCCCGCCCACACCCAGAACGTCACCCCGATGGCGACCAGGAGCCGCTTCGGGTGGGCCGCGCCGCGGGGCATCCGGAACAGGACGAACAGCGTGACCGCGAACAGGAACATGGACACTACGAGCGGGCGCAGCGCGAACTGCGGCGCGCACGCGAGCACGCCGACGCACGCCAGCGCCGCCCACGGCCAGAGCGAGAACGCCGGCCGGCGGATCGCGATCAGGAGCCCGAACGCCGCCGCGACGAGCAGCGCCTTGACGGCGACGAGGAGTTGCCCAGCGCCGCCGTAGAGCAGGTACGCGGCGGCGTCGGTGAGCCAACTGTGGTTGACCCACGTGCGGCCCTGGGCCGTGTAGCTCAGCGGGTCGCTTCCGCCGGGGACGTACTCGCCGGCGAACATCCGCTTGCCGGCCGCGAGGTGCAGCCACGCGTCCGAGTTGCGGGCCACGAACGAGGCGGCGGCGAACGCGAACGCGACGACCAGCCCCGCGAGTGCGGCGTCGAGCCCGCTGTACCACGCGGGCCAGGTCAGCGGCTTCAGCGCGGCAGGCGCAACCGCTGACGCGGCGGGAAGGGTTGGTGTTTCGGCCGCCGGGGACGCGCCGGAGGGAGGGCTCGGCTGTTCGTCCGGGGTGCCGGGCGCGCCGGCACCGGGGTTCCCGTCACTGGGCGGCGGCGGTGGTGGCGGCGGAGCGGACAGCTTCACGGGTCGACCTCGTCACGGCACGAATAACAGGCGCGAGCGTTGAGTCACGCTAGGTTCTCCACTGAGTACGGTCAAGCCGCGCCGGGTGTTCGGGGCCGGCGCTGGTGGGCGGAACGCGGTGCGGTATACTGGCGCCCGCGAAGATTTGGGGAGGCGCGCCAATGCCGCTGCACGACTGGACACGCGTGGACGCGGGCATCTGCCACGACTTTCATCTCGCCTGGATCGCCGAGATCCGGCGAGAACTGAACGGTGGGTTGCTCCCGTCGGGGTACTACGCGCTCGCCGAACAGGTCGCGGGCGGCGGGAACCCGGACGTGCTGACGCTTCACGAGCCGCACGGTAACGGGCACACATCCGACCAGTTCCCAACCGAAGGTGTCGGGACCGCACTGCTGACGGCCCCGCCGCAGACCCGGTTGGTCGCAAAATCGGAGCACGAGTTCTACACCGCGAAGCGGCGGCGGATGGTGATCCGTCACACGAGCGGGGACCGGATCGTCGCGATGGTCGAAATCGTTTCGGCCGGGAACAAGGCGAGCGAGTACGCGTGGCAAACGGTCAGCGACAAAGCCCTGGCGGCGCTGAGCCGGGGCGTCCACCTGCTCGTACTCGATGCGTACCCGCCCACGCCCCGCGACCCGAACGGATTTCACGGGGCGCTGTGGGAGCAACTCGACGGCACCGCATACGCGTGCCCAGGCGACGCCGACCGCACGCTCGCGGCGTACTCGGCCGGACCGGTCAAGACGGCGTACATCGAGCCGGTGGCGGTTGGGCAAGTGCTGCGGAGCATGCCGCTGTTCCTGACGACTGACGGAACCGGTTACATTGAGGTGCCGCTCGAATCGACGTACCGGCGGGCGTTCGAGGGCGTGCCACGCCGCTACCGGGCGGTACTCGAAGCGGCGTGAGGGACACGATGCCGACGCTCCGCAAGCCTTCGCCCGGTGCCCCTGGCGCCGCCCCCGGACGTCGGAACCACCGCGAACGAGTTACAGATCGCGGGCGACGATCGGGCTGGTGCAGGAGAGGTGCTTTTCGTGCAGCCCAGGATCTCACACCGAGCCCCGGCCGAGATTGCTTACTCATCCAAGGTCTGCAAGCGGCGCCGTCTCTTTGTGATTATTTGCGCCTGTTGTGCTTTCTTGCAGCCAACCTGCGGTCATTCTTCGCCGAGTTCTTCGAGCGCGCGGACGGCGTCGTGCAGGTCGAGGTTCGGGTTGATCTCCAGCGCCTGCCGGAACGCCCGCAGTGCGGCCCGGGGGCGGTTCAGTTTGAGCAGGCACTGCCCCAACCCGGCCGCGGCGCCGAAGTGGTGCGGGTTCAGCCGCAGCACCGCCTCGCAGTCCTCCACCGCCCGGGCGTACTCGCCCCGCTTGAAGAACCAGATCGCCCGCTGGTTGTGCGCTTCGGCGAAGTCCGGCGCCTCGCGGAGCAGCGCGTCCAGTTCGGTACGTGTGCGGTTCGCGTCCGATTCGCGCACGGCGTCCTGGAGCCGCTGGTTCTGTTCCTCGGTGCCGGCGCGGAACCACAGTTCCCACAGTGCGTCGGTGGCGAAGTGCTTCACGAGCGGGTCGTCGTCGCGGAGGGCGGCGGCAACTGTGGGCACCGATTCTGGCGTGCCGATCAGCCCCAGTGCCAGCGCCGCGGCCCGCCGCGCCTTGGCGTCGGGGGCGGACAGCAACCGCTGGAGGGTGCCCTCGCTGTACGACTCGCGCACGGCGTCGCGGAACTCGCCGACGGCGGGCCGGGCGCCGGCGGTCCAGAGGTCGTGATCGTCCTCGAGGCGCAGTTCGGGCAACCGGTCGAACAGTTCCACCAGCAGGGAAACGGGCACGCGTGAACCCTCCGGATGCGTTACCCCTCTAATCTACCGTGCCCGGCCCGGCGCGAACAAGTGACGGTAAACGCGACGCGGCCGGGACGAGCCCGGCCGCGCAATTGATTGGGGGGTGGTTACTTCAGCTTTTTGACGTCCTCGAGCACCTCGGTCGGGTGGCTCTTCGGGGTAACTTTGTCGTAGATCTTGGCGATCTTGCCTTCCTTGTCCACGACGAACGTGACCCGTTGCGACATCTTCGGGTTTTTCGGGGACAGGATTCCCAGCTCCTTCGTCAGTTTCACGTCGGTGTCGCACAGCAGCGGCATCGGCAGCTCGTTCTTGTCGATGAACTGCTGTTGCAACTCGGCGCCGTCGCAGCTGGCCCCGAGCACCACGATGTCGTTGGGGAAGTCTCCCTTTTTCATGAGGTCGCGGAACCCGCACGACTCGACCGTGCAGCCGCCGGTGAGCGCCTTCGGGTAGAAGAAGATGATGACCGTCTTGCCCTTCAAGTCGGCAATGGAGAGGGTCTTGGCGTCCTTCTTCACTTTGTCGATTTGGGCGGCGGCCAGCGGCACGTCCGGGAACTTGTCGCCGACCTTCACCTTCAGCATGGAGTCGTCGGCGGACGCGGCGCATGCTGTGAGCGCGCAGAGGACCGCGGCGGCGGCGGAGCGGATCATGACAGCGTCTCCGTTAAGACGGAACCGGTGAGGGGACACGGGGCGGGGCGGCGCCATTTTCGACAGCCGCGGCGACGGTGGCAAGGGTCGGCCGGCCGTTTGTGCGCGTCCCTATTTCGGGCCGGCCGGGGCGGCGTGCGGAAAATACCTGACAGCAAACGTGTAAAACCAATACGGAAACCCCGTTGACGACGTTAAGACCCGGGGTTAAGAGTTATGTATTACGGGTTGCGCGGAACGGGTCGCGGGTGCGGTCCACGCGAAACGCCGCGGTAACAGGAGTGACAGCAATCCCACCTTTCGATCGCAGCAACGCGCCCCGCGGCCCGGAAGGCCCGCGGATGAACGAACGCATTCGGGTGCCCCAGATCCGCCTCATCGGCGCGGAGGGGGAGGCGCTCGGCATCGTGCCGACCGCACAGGCGC belongs to Gemmata obscuriglobus and includes:
- a CDS encoding carbon-nitrogen hydrolase family protein — protein: MPKWTVAGVQMDCALGDTVANRNALVAKLRAAAAAGARLVVFPECVLSGYGFESRAHALAAAEPVPGPSTDFVAATCRELGVWAVFGLLEAAPDGKLYNACALVGPNGLEASYRKLHLPCLGADRFTDPGDRPLAVHDLGGLKVGMNICFDGSFPESARILTLLGADLVVLPTNWATNARKMAELVSAARAWENHIYYLAVNRVGTESGFTYLGLSSAADYMGNVLHFAPEGTDATFLIEVDPEAARQKRVVTCAGTYEIDRVNWRRPELYGPLVANPGQFTGHFNK
- a CDS encoding peroxiredoxin, with product MIRSAAAAVLCALTACAASADDSMLKVKVGDKFPDVPLAAAQIDKVKKDAKTLSIADLKGKTVIIFFYPKALTGGCTVESCGFRDLMKKGDFPNDIVVLGASCDGAELQQQFIDKNELPMPLLCDTDVKLTKELGILSPKNPKMSQRVTFVVDKEGKIAKIYDKVTPKSHPTEVLEDVKKLK
- a CDS encoding GTPase family protein produces the protein MTRFRIALLIVLFAAPFAFLMGAGGYHLWSTGWVLWTWWPMVGCIALAYFLAWRWTRRTTLPPTDDRPGYWTDRDQAAWALVVAKANSFEAVSPKQLEDPKHYSDLALDLAKQVAEQYNPGAGDPFEHLTLPEVLACIELASADLDELVQKYVPGSHMLRIRDMKRARKAVEYYKMGQNIYWAGAALLDPLQTALRYLASKAALGTMLDRLQNNVILWFHTAFIHHLGRYLIELNSGRLRVGVKRYRELLAERQPPPADDPAARPAASTAQIGDVTVTAAANTATGPKAITIGVLGSVKAGKSSLVNALLGRAAAKVDRLPVTAGVRYDYTLPDGQPVSVLDTSGYGQDGPSDVDFAAAAEASRDADLILLVTQATVPGRQNDVDLLARLRAWFADKPHLKMPPVAVAVSHVDLLSPKAEWAPPYDWRAGTRPKEVNIRECVAVAREQFDTFTKDVVPVCGLENESFGVADGLVPAIVSHLDHARGTAVLKAFEAEAGAGKYDKLRDQALAGGKQVLNILRDVFKK
- a CDS encoding tetratricopeptide repeat protein, which translates into the protein MPVSLLVELFDRLPELRLEDDHDLWTAGARPAVGEFRDAVRESYSEGTLQRLLSAPDAKARRAAALALGLIGTPESVPTVAAALRDDDPLVKHFATDALWELWFRAGTEEQNQRLQDAVRESDANRTRTELDALLREAPDFAEAHNQRAIWFFKRGEYARAVEDCEAVLRLNPHHFGAAAGLGQCLLKLNRPRAALRAFRQALEINPNLDLHDAVRALEELGEE
- a CDS encoding class I SAM-dependent methyltransferase; this encodes MESETGNLKLFAGPPETAELPVPPLPAPLPDPHVAATRELIRPSAVRPGRRNYEPYSAAWFEELEQKRYQRHGRWLPKALEFGRHPGESLLVLGCGLGIDAAAYARTGTSVTVATAPDERPDLIRENFDRNGLTGEFVALAGPRLPFADGAFDVVTWNALYDAAEPNPLRIDELFRVLKPGGKLIGLFPAHYDTAFWQSVLLPLQWLYWRRPADPTTAPKATARELVRHFRRFGEHRVSKRHLRRGELPYVWRLLPLVLLERIMGRVLVLKAKKPILAARLQAAQIDVGRVAA
- a CDS encoding YcjF family protein — its product is MSRFWNAMKRTVTGDASPPPDLEQALDAVRGKTPAPVFWLLGKTQSGKTSLVRFLTGAEDAAIGSGFRPCTKTSRLYQFPTSDAPLLTFLDTRGVDEPGYDPAEDIAQFDRQAHVVVVTAKATDFGQGNVRHALERIRAASPSRPVILAVTCLHETIPRKPHPTPYPFETLAAHPGAPIPETVPQHMRECIEEHRRAFAGLFDACVPLDLTKPEDGFAEPNYGGEQLKGVLLKMLPAAYRQTLLRLKEATDALKGVHQRHAEPIILGYTSLAGTAGAVPIPFADMVILPGIQARMAHHIGQIYGQPLTPERLRELAAAIGVGMLSRQLIRQAVKLIPVVGSAVGATVAAASTYALGRALCFYFEAVCEGHVPTPDALRKFYHEHYDAAEKQWKADHPKAEAKA